Within the Trichoderma breve strain T069 chromosome 3, whole genome shotgun sequence genome, the region CGTTGACATGACAGACGCTCCCGCTTCCGAGTCAAAATCTCGGCGGCGACCCGCGACCCATGGCTTGGATAAGCGTCAAGTAGAGCAGCGGATCGAGGAGGATCGAGAACGACACAAGCGCGAGCGAGAGAGGATTTGGGCTGTCCCCAAGGGGGAGGACGCCGAGATGAACAAACTGTGGGAGGAGACGAGCGACtttggcgatgacgacgaccGCCTGCTAACCGAAGAGGGTGACGACTTcaccaaggagatggagatacAGCAGTGTCATCACCAACCACCGACGAATGGCAACGGCCATTGAATCTTTTATCCTGTTCGTTGGCTACTGCATTGGGCGGCGTTGTGTGTTTCAGTGTACACATTGAGGTTATGAAAATTATATGCATGGAGTTGAGATACCCCAGAGAATTTCTGTACTATTCATGGTCCTGGGAAAATACATTTGCAATTAGGAAACAGGACTCCGCAAGCACCGAGAATGGTTTTGGCCCATATCAtgcaaagggaaaatagaaaaaagAATTCTCTTCTTTGAATATATAATACACAATATTTTgttgtacatgtacctcgACCATCTATCGTGTCATAAAGATCATGCAAATATCCTCCCGATattttctttgccttttcgttTCCTTTACTCCATCACGACCACCGCACCAAGCTCCTTCATGGTGGCAATGATCTTCTCTGCGTCCTCCTTGGGCACgttctccttcatcatcttgggTGCGCTCTCAACAAACTTCTTGCTGTCGACCAGACTCAGGCCCAGCATACCCTTGACCTCCTTgatgatcttggccttggcggtGGCATCGATTGACTGCAGCTTCAATGTGAAGAGAGTCTTCTCGGCGGGGGCAGCAGGGGCCTCCTCGgcttcctcagcagcagcagcgggggcggcagcggcaggGGCAGCAGCGAAGCCACCGATGGGCATGTCGGGAATGTTCAGCGTGCTCTATTTAGAAAAAATCCCATGTTAGTCGAGTGTTTGGTGGCATGACAGACTTTGGTCAGCCACTCGTGTGCTTTGCTAGTCATTTACTTTTAGGCTTGAGACGAGATCGGCAGTCTCCAGCAGCGTGAGCTTGCTGATCTGGTCGACAATGTCGGCAATCTTGGGGTTTACGGCAGCGGCTTCGGTTGAGTTGTACCGTCTCGTTGTGCATGACACTCGGAGCATTTGTGCGGAGGATCGGGGAGAGGCGGCTGATCGCAACTGGCGAGCGCAGCTGCGCGCAGCGAACCGACACGGAGTGGCCATTGCTATGGTTTGGGAGGAATTGGCGGCGGTGGGCAATTCGCAATTGACAATTTCGTGGGGTTAATCTCTCGAACCGGCTTGGCTGTCGTGCGATGGCCTGTCATGAAGTTTTTCGAAAGCTTCAAGTTTGCTGGTCTGGGTGGGCTCTGATTGGTCCGGAAATTCGTAGCCCCGAGTGCCCCTCCTTCCCGCACCCTTGTTCCCGActaggaaaaaaaaagttggcgGGCGCTCTCATATCCAtcgataagaaaaaaaaaaagttcagAAACGCGACAACGGCATAGAGGAGAGGTGAAAATTCGTTCGACACAGAGcacaatcatggccatgattgaTGTCTCTCGGCAGAGGAGGTCGCTCCTGAAGGATGCGGCTGCATTGGACCATCTGCCCGCTGAATTACTTGAAATTATCAAGCATCAGTCGTCAACGAAGCTCTTCGATGCTGTATCAGAAGCCGCGCTCATACCATCACTTACAGAGAGAATCTTTGTGCATTTCGAAGATGTGTTTTCAGACATTTGCGCACGATGGATTCTCAACGCCGGCAACGGACCACGACGGTTCTTAATTGCGTCAGCTATTGCCAGGATTTTGCCATTTGCGCCGTATCTCTCGacttttcttcaatgtcccgccagagctggagaggaagCGGCGCAGGGACCTTCGCTTCACTTGGTGCTGCCGACCCTTGATGGAGTGACCTTGGGGTTGGATGCAGATGCATTGGCGCAGGCCTTATTAACATACTGGAGACTTTTCAGCTTCGA harbors:
- a CDS encoding ribosomal protein l7/L12 dimerization domain-containing protein, coding for MLRVSCTTRRYNSTEAAAVNPKIADIVDQISKLTLLETADLVSSLKSTLNIPDMPIGGFAAAPAAAAPAAAAEEAEEAPAAPAEKTLFTLKLQSIDATAKAKIIKEVKGMLGLSLVDSKKFVESAPKMMKENVPKEDAEKIIATMKELGAVVVME